A window from Anser cygnoides isolate HZ-2024a breed goose chromosome 1, Taihu_goose_T2T_genome, whole genome shotgun sequence encodes these proteins:
- the SPRY2 gene encoding protein sprouty homolog 2: protein METRAQHGSGSQALLQARRDSGRPHGEPDLRDVLAQQVHVLSLDQIRAIRSTNEYTEGPTVAPRHGVKSTPRLATQPKNERPHGLSEHRHFSRIQHVQTHVSPRAPLSRSISTVSTGSRSSTRTSTSSNSSEQRLLGSSSGPVADGIIRMQPKSELKSNELKLLSKEDLGTHIYRCEDCGKCKCKECTYPRTLPSCWICDKQCLCSAQNVVDYGTCVCCVKGLFYHCSNDDEDNCADNPCSCSQSRCCTRWSAMGVVSLFLPCLWCYLPAKGCLKLCQGCYDRVNRPGCRCKHSNTVCCKVPSVPPRNFEKPT from the coding sequence ATGGAGACGAGAGCTCAGCACGGCAGTGGGTCGCAGGCCTTGCTACAGGCTCGGCGTGACAGTGGGAGACCACACGGGGAGCCCGACCTGAGGGATGTCCTGGCGCAGCAGGTTCACGTCTTGTCCTTGGACCAGATCAGAGCCATCCGAAGCACAAATGAGTACACAGAGGGACCGACAGTGGCTCCGCGGCATGGGGTCAAGTCCACTCCTCGCCTAGCAACCCAACCCAAAAATGAAAGGCCCCATGGCTTGTCTGAACATCGTCATTTTAGCCGGATTCAGCACGTGCAAACCCACGTTTCTCCTCGGGCACCTCTATCCCGCTCCATCAGCACAGTCAGCACAGGTTCACGGAGCAGTACGAGGACAAGTACGAGCAGTAATTCCTCTGAACAGAGACTTCTAGGATCATCTTCAGGGCCGGTGGCCGATGGGATAATCCGAATGCAGCCCAAGTCTGAGCTCAAGTCAAATGAGCTGAAGCTGCTGAGTAAAGAAGACTTGGGAACGCACATCTACAGGTGCGAGGACTGTGGGAAATGCAAGTGTAAGGAGTGCACTTATCCAAGGACCCTCCCATCATGTTGGATCTGTGACAAGCAGTGTCTTTGCTCAGCCCAGAACGTGGTTGATTATGGGACTTGTGTTTGCTGTGTGAAGGGCCTCTTCTATCACTGCTCTAATGATGATGAGGACAACTGCGCTGACAACCCCTGCTCTTGCAGTCAGTCGCGTTGCTGCACTAGATGGTCTGCCATGGGTGTGGTGTCCCTCTTTCTGCCTTGCTTGTGGTGTTACCTGCCAGCCAAGGGTTGCCTTAAATTGTGCCAGGGCTGTTACGACCGGGTAAACAGGCCTGGGTGCCGCTGTAAACACTCAAACACGGTTTGCTGCAAAgttcccagtgtcccccccaggAACTTTGAAAAGCCAACATAG